One genomic region from Sciurus carolinensis chromosome 2, mSciCar1.2, whole genome shotgun sequence encodes:
- the LOC124977297 gene encoding olfactory receptor 4F15-like, with protein sequence MDGANHSVVSEFVFLGLSNSWEIQLFLFLFSSVFYLASLMGNLLIVFSVTSDSNLHSPMYFLLANLSFLDLGVCSIAAPKMIYDLFRKHKAISFGGCIAQIFFIHAIGGTEMVLLIAMAFDRYVAICKPLHYLTIMSPQMCILILAVAWILGLIHTVAQLAFVVDLPFCGPNVLDSFYCDLPQLIKLACTKTNRLEFMVTANSGLISVGSFFILILSYIFILVTVQKHSSGGLSKDLSTLSAHVMVVVLFFGPLIFFYTWPFPSSHVDKFLAIFDAVLTPFLNPVIYTFRNKEMKAAMWKLFYQLVGYRKMS encoded by the coding sequence ATGGATGGAGCCAACCACTCTGTGGTGTCCGAGTTTGTGTTCCTGGGACTTTCCAACTCTTGGGAGATCcagctcttccttttcctcttttcttctgtgttctacTTGGCAAGTCTTATGGGAAACCTCCTCATTGTGTTCTCTGTCACTTCTGACTCTAACCTACattcccccatgtacttcttgCTGGCGAATCTCTCATTTCTTGATCTGGGAGTCTGCTCTATTGCAGCCCCCAAAATGATTTATGACCTTTTTAGAAAACACAAAGCAATCTCTTTTGGGGGTTGTATAGCTCAGATCTTCTTTATTCATGCTATCGGGGGCACAGAAATGGTGCTGCTCATAGCCATGGCCTTTGACAGGTATGTGGCCATATGCAAGCCTCTGCACTACCTGACCATCATGAGCCCAcaaatgtgcattttaattttggCTGTTGCCTGGATCCTTGGCCTCATCCACACAGTGGCCCAATTGGCTTTTGTTGTAGACCTGCCCTTTTGTGGCCCGAATGTACTGGACAGCTTTTACTGTGATCTCCCTCAGCTCATTAAACTTGCTTGCACGAAGACCAATAGACTGGAGTTCATGGTCACAGCCAACAGTGGACTCATTTCTGTGGGGTCCTTCTTTATACTTATCCTTTCTTACATCTTCATTCTGGTTACTGTTCAGAAACACTCCTCAGGTGGTTTATCCAAGGACCTCTCTACTTTATCAGCTCATGTCATGGTGGTAGTTTTATTCTTTGGACCATTAATCTTCTTCTACACCTGGCCTTTCCCTTCATCTCACGTGGACAAATTTCTTGCTATCTTTGATGCAGTTCTCACTCCTTTTCTGAATCCAGTGATCTACACATTCAGGAACAAGGAGATGAAGGCAGCAATGTGGAAACTGTTCTATCAGCTTGTGGGTTACAGGAAGATGTCCTAA